A genomic segment from Ptychodera flava strain L36383 chromosome 8, AS_Pfla_20210202, whole genome shotgun sequence encodes:
- the LOC139138484 gene encoding uncharacterized protein — protein MKSAVATIIIVLAWTQVSYTQNCSFPDDIAGSWLYSIDNSDNDGKLDLNSENYTETSGEDRKTYVCFKSAPENATYILKTVNDDQSTSYKCFAYKKVNGNVFIGYTASIDSTEEAPSCVKSDCGDLRKFPTPGKAYYNAAELEAVQCAVTGKYEWKMDGCINKTSTLEVCSGQYKSMQYAEGCGPVQAPFVNKSMNCLASWENTDGLNYSLVQTGEIKDDNNSWKGKFVCMAHKLVNNTLLLTARDFECDADQTDTQIGDGLTAEMEKVSRDEDCIPPSTTAGVGSLAFGLPIVISVAASTALGRL, from the exons ATGAAGTCTGCTGTAGCTACCATCATCATCGTATTGGCGTGGACTCAAGTAAGCT ATACACAAAATTGCAGTTTCCCGGACGATATCGCCGGCAGTTGGCTGTATAGTATCGACAATTCTGACAACGATGGGAAACTTGACTTGAACTCTGAGAACTACACCGAGACATCTGGGGAAGATCGAAAGACATACGTTTGCTTCAAGTCGGCCCCCGAAAACGCCACCTACATTCTTAAGACGGTGAATGATGA TCAATCTACGAGTTACAAATGTTTCGcctacaaaaaagtaaacgggAACGTCTTCATCGGTTACACAG CGAGTATCGACAGTACTGAAGAAGCCCCTTCATGTGTCAAAAGTGATTGCGGCGACTTGAGAAAGTTTCCGACACCAGGAAAAGCGTACTACAATG CCGCCGAATTGGAAGCTGTCCAGTGTGCAGTTACCGGTAAGTACGAGTGGAAAATGGACGGCTGCATCAACAAGACATCGACTTTGGAGGTGTGTAGTGGCCAGTACAAATCAATGCAATACGCCGAAGGTTGTGGTCCCGTGCAAGCTCCAT TTGTCAACAAGAGCATGAACTGCTTGGCATCATGGGAAAATACTGATGGCTTGAATTATTCCCTCGTGCAGACTGGCGAGATAAAAGATGACAACAACAGTTGGAAAGGAAAGTTTGTCTGCATG GCCCATAAACTGGTTAATAACACTTTGCTGTTGACCGCACGAGACTTCGAGTGCGATGCGGATCAGACAGATACGCAGATAGGAGATGGACTGACAGCAGAAATGGAGAAAG TGAGCCGTGACGAAGACTGCATTCCACCGAGCACGACGGCGGGTGTCGGCAGTCTAGCATTCGGATTACCTATCGTCATATCTGTCGCCGCCTCGACTGCCTTAGGGAGATTGTAA